From the Labrys wisconsinensis genome, the window CCAAGACCGTGGCCGACAATGTCGCCCTGCCGCTGAAGATTGCGGGATGGCCGCGCCACCAGCGCCGGGAGCGGGTTGCGGCGCTGCTGCAGCTGGTCGGCCTGGAGGCGAAGGCCTCGGCCTATCCCGCGCAGCTCTCGGGCGGGCAGAAGCAGCGTGTCGGCATCGCCCGGGCGCTTGCCGCCGATCCGGCGCTGCTGCTTTCGGACGAGGCGACGTCCGCGCTCGATCCGGAGACGACCGCCTCGATCCTGGCGCTGCTGCGCGACATCAACCGCAAGCTCGGGCTCACCATCGTGCTCATCACCCACGAGATGAGCGTGATCCGCGCCATCGCCGACCGGGTGGTGGTGCTCGATCACGGCCGCATCGCGGAGGAGGGCGACACCGCCGCCCTGTTCGCGCGCCCGCGCACCGAGATCACCCGCCGCCTGCTGGCGCCGGGCGAGATGCCGGCCACCGGCGAGGCGGCGGAGAGCCCCGGCATCCTGCCCATGGGCCTCGCCGCGGCCTGGGCGCCGGGGCTCGACGCGGTGTTCCGCCTCACCCTCGCGGGCGGCCTGGCCGAGCGCCCGGTTCTGACCGACCTCGCCGCCGCCACCGGCGCAGCCCCGATCATCCTGCGGGCGCAGGCCTCGGGTGTGCGCGAGGCGGCTGCCACCACCATCCTCTTCGCCGCTCGCGACGCGACGCCCGAGCTCATCGACCGGATCGAACGCCATCTCGCGGCAGCCGGCGCCACCGTGGAGATCCTCGGCTATGCCCAGCGTTCCGCTTGAACCCCTGCTTGCTGCGCTGCAGCAGACCGTGGTGATGACGCTGGTCTCCGGCGCCATCAGCTTCGTCGTCGGCCTGCCCCTCGGCCTCGTTCTGGTCGGCACCGCGCCGGGTGGGATCTGGGAGAACGCCTGGGTCAACAAGGGGCTGGGGGCGGTGGTCAACGCCTTCCGCTCGCTGCCCTTCATCATTCTGCTGGTGGCGCTGATCCCGCTGACCCGGCTCCTCGTCGGCACCTCGATCGGCACGGCGGCGGCCGTCGTGCCGCTGTCGATCT encodes:
- a CDS encoding methionine ABC transporter ATP-binding protein: MTAHPRAEDGQAADGALPGAADAAPRPSETMLRLVHVAKRFGAVAAIDDVSLEVRRGEILGVIGRSGAGKSTLIRCLNGLEKPDSGRVEIQGRDIVPLGEGELRRVRGRIGMIFQHFNLLSAKTVADNVALPLKIAGWPRHQRRERVAALLQLVGLEAKASAYPAQLSGGQKQRVGIARALAADPALLLSDEATSALDPETTASILALLRDINRKLGLTIVLITHEMSVIRAIADRVVVLDHGRIAEEGDTAALFARPRTEITRRLLAPGEMPATGEAAESPGILPMGLAAAWAPGLDAVFRLTLAGGLAERPVLTDLAAATGAAPIILRAQASGVREAAATTILFAARDATPELIDRIERHLAAAGATVEILGYAQRSA